In a genomic window of Erinaceus europaeus chromosome 12, mEriEur2.1, whole genome shotgun sequence:
- the CCR3 gene encoding C-C chemokine receptor type 3 isoform X2, whose protein sequence is MTREPLNEMESTVEALQSTPYDYSSAEPCEKVNIKELGAQFLPPLYSLVFGLGLLGNVVVVVILTKYRRLGIMTNIYLLNLAISDLLFLITLPFWIHYVRWKEWVFGHCMCKFVSGLYYMGLYSEIFFIILLTVDRYLAIVHAVFALRTRTVTFGIISSAFTWLLAVLVALPDFIFNKVQEESGESTCSPHYPLDEEDTWKRIHALRMNILGLVLPLLLMVVCYTGIIKTLLRCPNHKKYKAIRLIFVIMVVFFIFWTPYNLVLLFSAYQVVFFEGDCERNKQLDLAMLVTQVIAYMHCCVNPVIYAFVGERFQKYLRHFLHTHVAAYLGKYIPFIPIEKLERVSSVSRSTGEQELSGVF, encoded by the exons ATGACCAG GGAGCCGTTGAATGAGATGGAGAGCACAGTTGAGGCCCTCCAGTCCACACCCTATGACTATAGTTCAGCAGAGCCATGTGAGAAAGTCAACATCAAGGAGCTGGGGGCCCAGTTCCTACCTCCCCTTTACTCCCTGGTCTTCGGACTTGGTCTTCTGGGCAATGTGGTTGTGGTGGTGATCCTTACAAAATACAGGAGGCTCGGCATCATGACCAACATCTACCTGCTCAACTTGGCCATTTCTGACTTGCTCTTCCTCATCACACTACCATTCTGGATTCACTATGTCAGGTGGAAGGAGTGGGTATTTGGCCACTGTATGTGCAAGTTCGTCTCAGGCCTTTACTACATGGGCTTGTACAGTGAGATCTTCTTCATCATCCTGCTGACCGTGGACAGGTACCTGGCCATCGTCCACGCCGTGTTCGCCCTGCGGACCCGGACCGTCACTTTCGGCATCATCAGCAGCGCGTTCACCTGGCTCCTGGCCGTGCTAGTGGCTCTCCCTGATTTTATATTCAACAAGGTCCAGGAGGAGTCTGGGGAGTCCACCTGCAGCCCCCACTACCCACTGGATGAAGAAGACACCTGGAAGCGCATACATGCTCTGAGAATGAACATCCTCGGCCTTGTGCTGCCTCTGCTGCTCATGGTGGTCTGCTACACTGGCATCATCAAGACCCTGCTGAGGTGCCCCAACCACAAAAAGTACAAGGCCATCCGGCTCATCTTTGTCATCATGGTGGTCTTCTTTATTTTCTGGACCCCTTACAACCTGGTCCTCCTGTTCTCTGCCTACCAAGTGGTCTTCTTCGAAGGCGACTGCGAGCGGAACAAACAGCTGGACCTGGCCATGCTGGTGACGCAGGTGATCGCCTACATGCACTGCTGCGTCAACCCAGTCATCTACGCCTTCGTGGGCGAGCGCTTCCAGAAGTACCTGCGCCACTTCCTCCACACGCACGTGGCCGCCTACCTAGGCAAATACATCCCTTTCATCCCCATTGAGAAACTGGAGAGGGTCAGCTCTGTCTCGAGGTCGACAGGAGAGCAAGAACTCTCTGGCGTGTTTTAG
- the CCR3 gene encoding C-C chemokine receptor type 3 isoform X1, protein MWSGEPLNEMESTVEALQSTPYDYSSAEPCEKVNIKELGAQFLPPLYSLVFGLGLLGNVVVVVILTKYRRLGIMTNIYLLNLAISDLLFLITLPFWIHYVRWKEWVFGHCMCKFVSGLYYMGLYSEIFFIILLTVDRYLAIVHAVFALRTRTVTFGIISSAFTWLLAVLVALPDFIFNKVQEESGESTCSPHYPLDEEDTWKRIHALRMNILGLVLPLLLMVVCYTGIIKTLLRCPNHKKYKAIRLIFVIMVVFFIFWTPYNLVLLFSAYQVVFFEGDCERNKQLDLAMLVTQVIAYMHCCVNPVIYAFVGERFQKYLRHFLHTHVAAYLGKYIPFIPIEKLERVSSVSRSTGEQELSGVF, encoded by the coding sequence GGAGCCGTTGAATGAGATGGAGAGCACAGTTGAGGCCCTCCAGTCCACACCCTATGACTATAGTTCAGCAGAGCCATGTGAGAAAGTCAACATCAAGGAGCTGGGGGCCCAGTTCCTACCTCCCCTTTACTCCCTGGTCTTCGGACTTGGTCTTCTGGGCAATGTGGTTGTGGTGGTGATCCTTACAAAATACAGGAGGCTCGGCATCATGACCAACATCTACCTGCTCAACTTGGCCATTTCTGACTTGCTCTTCCTCATCACACTACCATTCTGGATTCACTATGTCAGGTGGAAGGAGTGGGTATTTGGCCACTGTATGTGCAAGTTCGTCTCAGGCCTTTACTACATGGGCTTGTACAGTGAGATCTTCTTCATCATCCTGCTGACCGTGGACAGGTACCTGGCCATCGTCCACGCCGTGTTCGCCCTGCGGACCCGGACCGTCACTTTCGGCATCATCAGCAGCGCGTTCACCTGGCTCCTGGCCGTGCTAGTGGCTCTCCCTGATTTTATATTCAACAAGGTCCAGGAGGAGTCTGGGGAGTCCACCTGCAGCCCCCACTACCCACTGGATGAAGAAGACACCTGGAAGCGCATACATGCTCTGAGAATGAACATCCTCGGCCTTGTGCTGCCTCTGCTGCTCATGGTGGTCTGCTACACTGGCATCATCAAGACCCTGCTGAGGTGCCCCAACCACAAAAAGTACAAGGCCATCCGGCTCATCTTTGTCATCATGGTGGTCTTCTTTATTTTCTGGACCCCTTACAACCTGGTCCTCCTGTTCTCTGCCTACCAAGTGGTCTTCTTCGAAGGCGACTGCGAGCGGAACAAACAGCTGGACCTGGCCATGCTGGTGACGCAGGTGATCGCCTACATGCACTGCTGCGTCAACCCAGTCATCTACGCCTTCGTGGGCGAGCGCTTCCAGAAGTACCTGCGCCACTTCCTCCACACGCACGTGGCCGCCTACCTAGGCAAATACATCCCTTTCATCCCCATTGAGAAACTGGAGAGGGTCAGCTCTGTCTCGAGGTCGACAGGAGAGCAAGAACTCTCTGGCGTGTTTTAG